GTGCCGTTGCGATACGTCATGAGCGGCAGATTCAGCTGCTTGCAGCGTTCCTGCGTGAGCGTCAGGCAAATCAGGCCGCGGCCGTAGCGGGCCATGAAATTGATCGCTTCCGGCGTGATGAATTCCGCGGCGATCACGAGGTCGCCCTCGTTTTCGCGGTCTTCTTCGTCGACGAGGATCACCATCCGGCCGGCTTTCAGTTCGGCGATGATCTCGGGGGTGGAGGCGAGCGTCATGATGGCGAGCAGTTCGGGAAAGACGCGTATTTTACGCCACGCGGCCCGCCAAGTCGCCCGTCGGAATGGAACCATGCGGCGGCGGCGCTGCCGCAGCCCCCGGAACGAGGCCGGACGGGCAGCGCCGCGCGCTCGCCTAGAAGTAGTGGATCACGCCGAGCATCACGCCGGTCTGGTTGTGGCCGGCGACGATATCGCTGTCGTAGCCGTTCAGACCGAGATTCGAGCCGTTGCTGTTCTTTACGTAGCCGACTTCCGTATACAGCGTCGTGCTCTTCGACAACGCATATTTGGCGGTGGCGGCCAGATAGACCGGCCGCTGGCTCGCCGACGTGATGTCGGTCCAGAAAACCGCGCCGGCAATCGTGAGCGGCACGGACACGCGGTACTCGAGGCCGGTCCAGAACTCGTTCGCATGCCCCTGCGTGCTCGGATCGAGCGGCAGCGTGCTGCTGAGCCACCGGTAGCCGAGGTACGCCTTCGCCTTGCCGATTTTGTACGTCGCCGCAGCGGCCAGATGCTGCTCCTTGCCAGACTGCGTCGCGATCGACGTGCCGTTGCGCAGATCGTAGGTCACCATCGCCGAGAACGGGCCGCTCGCGTACTGAATGGCCGCACCGATTTCTCGCCCCACCCTGAAAGCGCCGGGCACCTGGCCGCCGTTCGGGATCGTCGCGTCGTAGCCGGTGCTGTAAAGCGCCTCGTAGCTGACCGGGCCGACGCTGCCGAAATACTTGACCGAGTTGTCGGCGCGGCCCGTGAACTGCCCGTCGGTTTGCTTGAGGCCATAGATGTTGTAGTCGAGCGGGTCGTAACGCACCGAGAAGTCGTACATCGGAACGCGCTGCCGGCCGAATGTGAGCGAGCCGTAGCGGCTGCTCAGGCCCACGTAGGCCTGGCGGCCGAACAGGCGTCCGTTCTGCAGCGACTTGCCGCGCGTGATGTCGACGCCGCCTTCGAGCTGGAAGATCGCCTTGAACCCGTCGCCGAGATCTTCGGCCCCCTTGAAGCCGATCCGGCTGCTCTTTACCCCGCCCGATTCCTCGCGCAGAAGATGCGACGCTTTGCCCTGCGAGTTGGGCGCGCCGGTCAGAAATTCCAGGCCGGCATCGGCGATGCCGTATAGCGTTACGCTCGACTGCGCATGAGCGCCCGCACTCAACGACGTCGCCAGCACGCCGAGCAGAAGCGGCCTGATCCGGGTTACTGTTCCTCCAATGCTCATCTCATTTCCTCATTTAGTCGACCGGAAGCATCTGACGGGATGGCCAGATCGCGCACCGATCATTAATTAGTCATGCTGAGTACGGACGTGAGAGCGCCACATCCGTTTCGATGATTTCAGTTCCGCATGCGCGGGTCGTTACGCATGCGGATACGCGCTTCAGGGTTGAATTCCCTCGAACGCGCCTGAACGTCTCCTGAACGCGTGAACGCAGTGCGAGGCAGCCGCCGCGCTCACGCTTTCCGGTTTTTGCGCTAGCGGGACGGGGCGTGCGCGACGTCGGGTCCGGCCGTCACTGCTTTCTCCCTCGATTTGCCGATCGGCGAGGGCGGGTCGTCGTCGATGCGGATCTTCAGCGTGAAGAGGGGGCCGAGCAGCAGCACGACGATCGATGCAACGAACGCGACTGCCCATCGGCCGTGCGACACATCGAGCAGCATGCCGACGACGACCGGCGACACGGCGCCCGCCAGCGCCATCCCGGTGAAGGTGCACGCGCTCGACGTAGCGGAGTGCTCGCGCGAGACTTCCGTGCCGACGACCCAGAGCGGCGAATCCGCGAGTTCCGAGCAGAAGAACGCCAGCCCGAGGCACGCCGAACTGATCGTGACGTCGCGCGTCAGCAGCAGCGGAATCAGGAAGACGATCGACGAAAGGAAGCCGACGATGATCACTTCGCGGCGCGCGCGCAGCCGGTTGCCGGTGCGTTTGAAGCGCCAGTCGGTCAGCATGCCGCCCGCGAACGTGCCGAGCGAGCCGCCGAGCAGCACGAGCGCGGAGAAGATCGCGTTGTGCGACAGCTTCATGCCATAGCGCTGCGAGAAAAACGACGGAATCCAGTTCAGGAAGAACCACAGTACCCAGCCGTGACAGAAGCACGCGGCAGTGGCGGGCCACACGCGGCGAATCATGTCGCGCCAGTCGAGCGGCTTGCGATGCGGCGCGGGCGCCGCCGCGGCCTGTGCCTGTGCATGAGCGGCATGGCTTTGCGCATCGTCGCTATGCTTTTTCGCCTCGTTCAGGCCCAGATACATCACGACCATATAAACGAGCGTGATGCCGCCCAGAATAATGAACGTGAAGCGCCACGAAAACGCGACGATCAGCCCCGTGACGATCAGCGGCGCGAGCGCATTGGCAATGCGGCCCGTTGCGTGCATCGCGCCTTGCGCGGAACCGCGGCGGTCTTCTGGAATCACACGCGCGATCATCCGCGCGGCGGTCGGATAGATCGGCGCTTCACCGACGCCGACGAAGAAGCGCGCCGCCACCAGCGCGACCAGACTGCCGACCATGCCCGTCGCGATCGTCGCGATGGCCCACAACGAGCCGTACAGCAACAGGCCCTTGCGGGAACCGATACGGTCGCTGTGCCAGCCGCCGGGAATCATGAAGCAGCTGTAGGCGATCGCGAAAGCGGAAAAGATAAAGCCGAGATGGGTGTTGTTAAACCCGAGTTCCTTGCTCATCACGGGCGCGGCGACCGAAATATTGGTACGGTCGACGTACATGATGAACGCCATGAGGCAGAGCAGGATGAACGTGATCCTTGCCCTGCTTCGCGTTGGCTGCGAAGGGGTCATGTCTTCCTCCATTTTGTTATAAGACTTAGGTGCTGCCATGCGCGGCGCTGCTTGACGAAGTGCAGCGGATGCAGCGCCGCGCGCGCTGCTGCGAGAAAGTTGCCGGGGGCTGCCGCGGGAACGGGTTCACCGGCGGCGGCGCCGGTTACGTATCAGCCGCGGAAGAAGCTCGACAGTGCTTCATAGGTTTCGTCGGGACACTCTTCCTGCAGATAGTGGCCCGATGGCACCGTGCCCGTCTTGACGATGTTCGTCGCGTAGCGGCTCCACACTTCGGCCGCGTTGTGATTGCGCCCGACACCGCCTTTCGCGCCCCACAAGATCAGCGAGGGCGTGGTGACGCGCTTGCCGGCATCGTAGTCGGCGGTGTCCATGTCGAGGTCGATGCCGAAGGTTGCGCGGTAGTCCTCGCACATTGCGTGAATCACGTCCGGATTCCTGATGCAGCGGATGTAATCCTGCAGCGCTTCAGGGCCGAAGAAGCTCGTGCCCTGATCGGTCTTCGACAGCTTGCGGCGGATAAAGAACTCCGGATCCGCGCCCATCATCGTTTCCGGCGTCGGGTAGTCCTGCACCATGAAGAACCAGTGCCACGAGAATTTGCCCCACTGACGCGTCACGTTGTTCAGCAGATGGTGCTGCGGCAGCATGTCCATGAAGCCCGCTTTCGTCACCTTGGCCGGATGATCGAGGCACATCCGGTGCAGCACGCGCGCGCCGCGATCGTGCCCGGCGGCGTAGAACTTCGTGAAGCCGAGCGTTTCCATCACTTCCACCTGGTCCTGCGCCATCGCACGGAACGAGTAGTTCGAGTGATCGCCGCCGCCGGGCGGCTTCGAGCTGTCGCCATAACCGCGCAGGTCGGTACAGACGACGGTGAATTCCTTTGCCAGCCGCGGGGCGATCTTGTGCCACGACAGATGGTTGAACGGGTTGCCGTGCATCAGCAGCAGCGGCGGGCCTTCGCCGCCTTTGACCGTCACGATGTCGGCACCGCTCGTCTTGATCGTGGTTTTTGTGAAATTCTCAAACATGGGCATGGCTGACTCCAGGCTAAAGCGTGTTTATGTTGATGCGTTTCGCCGCGCACGCCGTCTCCAGGCGGCGCAGCGGCATCGATGCGGGTGCTGATCTGCTTCAGTGCGCGAGCGCTTCGCGCGCGCGCTTGCGGGCGGCGGCGGTGCGGGTCGCGACGTCGAATGCGGCCGCGGTCGCGCCGACGTCCGCGCTGCCTTGACCGACGATGTCGTAAGCGACGCCATGCGCCGGCGTCGCATAGACGGTCTTCAGTCCGCCCGTCAGCGTCACGCCCTGCGAGAAGCCGAGCAGCTTCGTCGCGATCTGCCCCTGGTCGTGGTACATGATCACGACTGCGTCGAAGTCGCCGCGGCGCGCCTTGATAAATACGGTATCCGAAGGAAACGGGCCTTCGCTCGCCAGACCTTTCGCGCGCAGCGCTTCGAGCGTCGGGCGAATGATCTTGATCTCCTCGTCGCCGAACAGGCCGTTTTCGCCGCCGTGCGGATTGAGCGCCGCGACGCCGATGCGCGGCGCGCTCTTGCCGAATGCGCGCATCGTGTCGTGGGCGAGCGTCAGCGCGCCTTCGATGCGATCGGGCTTGACCATATCGACGGCCTGACGCAGCGCGACGTGCGAAGTCACGCGAAACGTCGAGAACTGCGGAATGATGTTGACTTCGCCGAAGTAGCCTTCGTGCTTCGTCCATGCGGCGAACATCTGGTGCTCGTCGTGGAAGTTCCAGCCGCCGCGATGCAGCGCGGCCTTGTTCAGCGGCGCGAAGCAGATGCCGTCGAGTTCGCCGGCCAGCGCGAGGTCGGTCATGAACTTCAGCGTTTCGCCGGTCAGGCGGCCCGATTCGGCGTTCAACTTGCCGCGCTCGTACAAGGCCGGGTCGACATTGTGCAGATCGATGAACGGCACCGCGGCTGCATCGTGTACCGCGTCCTTCACGTTCGCGATCTTCACGTACGCAATGCGCTGGCCTGCGTCCTTCATGCCGAGTTCGAGCACACGCTCGTCGCCGATGATTACGACGTTCGCCTTTTCGCGCGTCTCGGGCAGCGACAGCAGCTTGACGATCAGCTCGGGGCCGATCCCCGTGACGTCGCCGAGCATCAGGCCGATCAGAGGTTTCATGCGAGATTCTCCATACTGGTTCTAGTTGATTGAAACGGGCAGGCGCTCATGTTGCGGCTCGTGTCGCGATCCATAGCGCGACCCACCACAACGCGCGGCCCGCAACGCGACCGCCGAGGCGGCCTACGCGCGCGCTGCCGAAGCACTCGCGCCATCGCCGTCCGGCAGCGGCAGCACGACGGCCCACGGGTTTTCCGCGCGATGCCGCTTCTCGAATGCTTCGATTTGCGGCAGCATCTTCAGCGACGCGCCGAGCACGTCGAGCCCTTCGAGGAACATCTGGCGATGGCGCTCGTCCATTCTGAACGCGTACGTGCGGCCCGATGCGGTGCGCACGCGTTGCGCCGCGACGTCGATCTCAATCGAGCTGGTCGCCGCGTGCGACACTTCGGCCGTGATCTCGTCGATCTCTTCAGGCTTCAGCACGATGGCGAGCAGCCGGTTATTCGCCGCGTTGTAGTAGAAAATTTCACCGTAGCTCGGCGCGAGCACGGCTTCGATGCCGCTTTGCAGCAGGCCCCACACCGCATGCTCGCGGCTCGAGCCGCAACCGAAATTCGGGCCGCCGACCAGCACTTTGGCATCGGCATACGCAGGCGTATTGAGCACGAAGTCGGCGCGCTTGCGGCCATCCGGCGCGAAGCGCAGGTCATACAACAGGCCGGCGGCGAGGCCCGATTTGTCGGTGCCGAGCAGAAACTGCTTCGGCATGATCTGGTCGGTATCGAGGTTCGCGATCGGCAGCGGGGCTGCGACGCCTTCTATGCGCGAGTAATCAGGCACGGTAGTGCTCTCCCTGTTGCTCCCAATTGCGGATATCGGTAATGCGTCCCGCGATCGCCGCCGCGGCCGCCATCGCGGGGCTCATCAGATGCGTGCGGCTATCGCGGCCCTGGCGGCCTTCGAAATTGCGGTTCGTCGTCGATGCGCAGCGCTCGCCCGGACGCAACACGTCGTCGTTCATCGCGAGACACATCGAGCAGCCGGGCTGACGCCATTCGAAGCCGGCCTTGATGAAAATGTCCGACAGCCCTTCCTGTTCCGCTTGCTGACGTACCGCGCCCGAGCCCGGCACGATCATCGCGCGCACGGTAGGCGCGACGCGCATGCCGTCGCGCAGCATCGCGGCCACGGCGCGCAGATCTTCGATGCGGCCGTTCGTGCACGAGCCGATGAACACGCGGTCGATCGGTGTGCCTTCGATCTTCGAGCCGGCCGCGAGGCCGATGTAATCGAGCGCGCGCGCGGTCGCTGCGCTCGCGATGTGATCGGCGCCATCGGCCGGCGCCGGGATCACGCCGTCGACCGGAATCGCCTGGTCGGGGCTCGTGCCCCACGTCACGTACGGTGCGACCTCGGCGGCCGCGATCGTGACCGTGCTGTCGAACGTTGCGTGCGCATCGGAGCGCAGCGAGCGCCATGCGGCGATCGCGTCTTCCATCTGCGCTTCGCCGAGGTTGCCGCGATGCGCGCGCAGATAGTCGAAAGTCGTGTCGTCGGGTTCGACGAGCGAGGCGCGCGCACCGGCCTCGACGGTCATGTTGCACAACGTCATGCGCGCTTCGATCGACATCGCGCGAATCGCTTCGCCCGTATATTCGACTGCATAGCCGCGCGCGCCTTGCGCGCTGATCTTCGCGATCACCCGCAGCACGAGGTCTTTCGACGTGGTGCCGGCGGGCAAAGGACCGTCGATATGAATGCGCATCGTGCGCGCCACGCGATACGACAGCGTCTGCGTGGCGAGCACATGCTCGATCTCCGATGTGCCGATGCCGAAGCCGAGCGCGCCGAACGCGCCGTAGGTGGTGGTATGGCTATCGCCGCACAGCACGACCATGCCGGGGCGGATCAGGCCCGACTCGGGCGCGACGACGTGCTCGATGCCTTGCAGCGGATCGTTGACGTCGAACAGTTTGATGCCGTAGCGCGTGCAGTTGCGCGTGAAATTGGCAGCCTGGCGCGAGGCGGCGTCGATCGCGATCACGCGTTTGCCGACCGGATCGGGTTTCGTCGGAATCACGTGATCGACGACGCCCATCTGCTGTTGCGGCCGCAGTACGCCGATACCGCGTTCGACGAGCCCGTTGAACGCCTGCGGGCTCGTGTACTCGTTCATGATGTGCAGGTCCGCGTAAAGCAGGACGTGCTCCGCGTCGAGACGGGCCACGGTGTGCGACTCGACGAGCTTCTGATACAACGTGCGCGGCACATCTCCTCCAATGGTGTGGGGCCGGGAGTGGACAGTTTTTTTTGGCTAACGACGCTGACAGCTTCGTTACGGGGGATAGTCTATACAGATGGTCGGCGCATATAATGCATTCTTCTTTAATCTATTTTTAACTTGAATTTATAAGTGGGCCGGTAAGTGGATTCGATCTCCGATCTCGCGTTCTTTGTCCAGCTCGTCAAACACGGCAGCCTGTCGGCGCTGGCCCGCGAGCTCGGCGTGACGCCGCCTGCGGTCACCGCGCGCCTGGCACGCATGGAAACGCGCCTCGGCGTGCGGCTGCTGAATCGCACCACGCGGCGGATCAGCGTCACGCAGGAGGGCGAACTGTATCTGTCGCATGGCGCGCGGCTGCTGCTCGAGTTCGAGGAGCTCGACCGCATGGTGTCGAGTGCGCGCGCGGTGCCGAAGGGCCTGTTGCGCGTCAATGCGACGTTCGGCTTCGGGCGGCGTCATATCGCGCCCGCGGTGTCCGAGTTCGCGCGGCGTTATGCGGAAGTCGAAGTGCAACTGACGCTGACCGACCGCTCGATCCGGCTTGCCGACGAAGCGTACGACGTCGGCATCTGGTTCGGCGAAGTGCCCGACTCACGCCTCGTCGCGCGCAAGATCGCGCCGAACCGGCGCTTTCTATGTGCGTCGCCTGCTTATCTCGCACGCGCCGGCGTGCCGGCCACGCCGCGCGA
The nucleotide sequence above comes from Paraburkholderia sp. SOS3. Encoded proteins:
- a CDS encoding porin, yielding MSIGGTVTRIRPLLLGVLATSLSAGAHAQSSVTLYGIADAGLEFLTGAPNSQGKASHLLREESGGVKSSRIGFKGAEDLGDGFKAIFQLEGGVDITRGKSLQNGRLFGRQAYVGLSSRYGSLTFGRQRVPMYDFSVRYDPLDYNIYGLKQTDGQFTGRADNSVKYFGSVGPVSYEALYSTGYDATIPNGGQVPGAFRVGREIGAAIQYASGPFSAMVTYDLRNGTSIATQSGKEQHLAAAATYKIGKAKAYLGYRWLSSTLPLDPSTQGHANEFWTGLEYRVSVPLTIAGAVFWTDITSASQRPVYLAATAKYALSKSTTLYTEVGYVKNSNGSNLGLNGYDSDIVAGHNQTGVMLGVIHYF
- a CDS encoding alpha/beta fold hydrolase — its product is MPMFENFTKTTIKTSGADIVTVKGGEGPPLLLMHGNPFNHLSWHKIAPRLAKEFTVVCTDLRGYGDSSKPPGGGDHSNYSFRAMAQDQVEVMETLGFTKFYAAGHDRGARVLHRMCLDHPAKVTKAGFMDMLPQHHLLNNVTRQWGKFSWHWFFMVQDYPTPETMMGADPEFFIRRKLSKTDQGTSFFGPEALQDYIRCIRNPDVIHAMCEDYRATFGIDLDMDTADYDAGKRVTTPSLILWGAKGGVGRNHNAAEVWSRYATNIVKTGTVPSGHYLQEECPDETYEALSSFFRG
- the leuD gene encoding 3-isopropylmalate dehydratase small subunit, with amino-acid sequence MPDYSRIEGVAAPLPIANLDTDQIMPKQFLLGTDKSGLAAGLLYDLRFAPDGRKRADFVLNTPAYADAKVLVGGPNFGCGSSREHAVWGLLQSGIEAVLAPSYGEIFYYNAANNRLLAIVLKPEEIDEITAEVSHAATSSIEIDVAAQRVRTASGRTYAFRMDERHRQMFLEGLDVLGASLKMLPQIEAFEKRHRAENPWAVVLPLPDGDGASASAARA
- a CDS encoding MFS transporter, coding for MTPSQPTRSRARITFILLCLMAFIMYVDRTNISVAAPVMSKELGFNNTHLGFIFSAFAIAYSCFMIPGGWHSDRIGSRKGLLLYGSLWAIATIATGMVGSLVALVAARFFVGVGEAPIYPTAARMIARVIPEDRRGSAQGAMHATGRIANALAPLIVTGLIVAFSWRFTFIILGGITLVYMVVMYLGLNEAKKHSDDAQSHAAHAQAQAAAAPAPHRKPLDWRDMIRRVWPATAACFCHGWVLWFFLNWIPSFFSQRYGMKLSHNAIFSALVLLGGSLGTFAGGMLTDWRFKRTGNRLRARREVIIVGFLSSIVFLIPLLLTRDVTISSACLGLAFFCSELADSPLWVVGTEVSREHSATSSACTFTGMALAGAVSPVVVGMLLDVSHGRWAVAFVASIVVLLLGPLFTLKIRIDDDPPSPIGKSREKAVTAGPDVAHAPSR
- a CDS encoding 4-hydroxythreonine-4-phosphate dehydrogenase PdxA; this translates as MKPLIGLMLGDVTGIGPELIVKLLSLPETREKANVVIIGDERVLELGMKDAGQRIAYVKIANVKDAVHDAAAVPFIDLHNVDPALYERGKLNAESGRLTGETLKFMTDLALAGELDGICFAPLNKAALHRGGWNFHDEHQMFAAWTKHEGYFGEVNIIPQFSTFRVTSHVALRQAVDMVKPDRIEGALTLAHDTMRAFGKSAPRIGVAALNPHGGENGLFGDEEIKIIRPTLEALRAKGLASEGPFPSDTVFIKARRGDFDAVVIMYHDQGQIATKLLGFSQGVTLTGGLKTVYATPAHGVAYDIVGQGSADVGATAAAFDVATRTAAARKRAREALAH
- a CDS encoding LysR family transcriptional regulator is translated as MDSISDLAFFVQLVKHGSLSALARELGVTPPAVTARLARMETRLGVRLLNRTTRRISVTQEGELYLSHGARLLLEFEELDRMVSSARAVPKGLLRVNATFGFGRRHIAPAVSEFARRYAEVEVQLTLTDRSIRLADEAYDVGIWFGEVPDSRLVARKIAPNRRFLCASPAYLARAGVPATPRDLHGHQCIVLRENDAAYGTWHLRRGRKHETIKVRGALSSNDGETALVWALDGHGVLMRSEWDVYPHLRSGALQLVLPEWSLPGADVHAVYGERLNVSAKVGAFVDFLVEWFGHTVDQMGETQTWMAHGD
- the leuC gene encoding 3-isopropylmalate dehydratase large subunit, which translates into the protein MPRTLYQKLVESHTVARLDAEHVLLYADLHIMNEYTSPQAFNGLVERGIGVLRPQQQMGVVDHVIPTKPDPVGKRVIAIDAASRQAANFTRNCTRYGIKLFDVNDPLQGIEHVVAPESGLIRPGMVVLCGDSHTTTYGAFGALGFGIGTSEIEHVLATQTLSYRVARTMRIHIDGPLPAGTTSKDLVLRVIAKISAQGARGYAVEYTGEAIRAMSIEARMTLCNMTVEAGARASLVEPDDTTFDYLRAHRGNLGEAQMEDAIAAWRSLRSDAHATFDSTVTIAAAEVAPYVTWGTSPDQAIPVDGVIPAPADGADHIASAATARALDYIGLAAGSKIEGTPIDRVFIGSCTNGRIEDLRAVAAMLRDGMRVAPTVRAMIVPGSGAVRQQAEQEGLSDIFIKAGFEWRQPGCSMCLAMNDDVLRPGERCASTTNRNFEGRQGRDSRTHLMSPAMAAAAAIAGRITDIRNWEQQGEHYRA